Proteins found in one Bremerella volcania genomic segment:
- a CDS encoding tetratricopeptide repeat protein → MILRPSSWMLPLFAALVLGSVIPRSLAAAESSSAEEVVASNRGKDELPFSQLPEPLIEKTPRNESAENRLQLTTLLTKARLQDHRGDVAGALETYQRAYRLSPGSATILQEIVRLGFLLQRNEIASRYAILLAENQMTMTADALQRVAQYCLEDGQTERAIQLYERALALLKKEGAHTQALGIHFRLLSTYQSHGEPKMAARHANEVAKMIGEPDKFELDGVVEQFTSGGLRSTFEKLGDVYLEADQPDKAAKMFAKAEEIDPSPEVHLIHLAKVLAARKDWAGAQGKLDQYLDADHRVSGQEPYALLLKVRQQMADSPEAARKEVIDRLRKLHDASPDFAPLAYFLTSLYAQQEDWDNVIAVAAPLIEEETDADALNNLCQAYIAKSDWPALVSLLATSLDGNYNLDTINEPLDKLIADQKKWDQLAAYLKSLTPAERSLNERIGIARLYQLASQGQTAWSWAESAFPDLDNQEEARLLMQFGLQAFRDQQEEVAEQAFRTAIKLGLPKSQTSLFYFYLATTLEMQGKTSDALRTAKRAALLDEESALLRSRIPWTLYHAGRTEEAVKEYQTLLEKFSDDFANQQTRQVIRDAKRLLSAIAGQRDDLPQATEWLEQVLDEFPDDTGAMNDLGYLWIDHEKNLGRGFAMIQKAVAKEPDNYAYLDSLGWAYYRLGQYEQAVSTLEHAAKLAESKDGTVLDHLGDAYLALGQKEKALASWKQASDVLQDDDDAEILSQVESKLKTHT, encoded by the coding sequence ATGATACTTCGTCCATCTTCATGGATGCTGCCGCTGTTTGCGGCTCTCGTTCTAGGCAGCGTCATCCCAAGGTCACTGGCCGCCGCCGAAAGTTCCTCGGCCGAGGAAGTTGTCGCCTCCAACCGTGGCAAAGATGAACTTCCGTTTTCTCAGTTGCCGGAACCGTTGATCGAGAAAACCCCTCGTAACGAATCGGCCGAGAATCGTCTTCAACTGACGACGCTGCTGACCAAGGCCCGCCTGCAAGATCATCGCGGCGACGTAGCCGGCGCCCTGGAAACCTATCAACGCGCTTACCGCCTAAGCCCCGGCTCGGCCACCATCCTCCAAGAGATCGTGCGACTTGGTTTTCTGCTGCAGCGAAACGAAATCGCATCGCGGTATGCCATTCTGCTGGCGGAAAACCAAATGACGATGACGGCCGATGCCTTGCAGCGGGTCGCTCAGTACTGTCTGGAAGATGGCCAAACCGAACGAGCCATTCAACTTTACGAACGCGCGCTCGCGCTGCTTAAAAAAGAAGGTGCCCACACCCAGGCGCTGGGCATCCACTTCCGTTTGCTCAGCACCTATCAATCGCACGGCGAACCTAAAATGGCAGCGCGTCATGCCAACGAAGTCGCCAAGATGATCGGCGAGCCGGATAAGTTTGAACTCGATGGGGTCGTCGAGCAGTTCACCAGTGGCGGGCTTCGTTCGACGTTTGAAAAACTGGGGGATGTTTACCTGGAAGCAGACCAGCCCGACAAGGCCGCCAAGATGTTCGCCAAGGCCGAAGAGATCGATCCCAGCCCCGAAGTCCACCTGATACACCTGGCCAAAGTTCTCGCTGCCCGCAAAGACTGGGCTGGGGCCCAAGGCAAACTCGACCAGTACCTGGACGCCGATCATCGCGTGTCCGGCCAAGAGCCGTACGCACTGCTGCTGAAGGTTCGTCAGCAGATGGCCGATAGCCCCGAGGCCGCCCGAAAGGAAGTCATCGACCGGCTGCGAAAGCTGCACGATGCGTCCCCCGACTTCGCACCGCTGGCGTACTTTCTGACCAGTCTCTACGCCCAGCAAGAAGACTGGGACAACGTCATCGCCGTCGCGGCACCTCTGATCGAAGAAGAGACCGATGCCGATGCGCTCAATAACCTCTGCCAGGCCTACATCGCCAAGTCCGATTGGCCTGCACTAGTCTCGCTGTTGGCAACGTCGCTCGACGGGAACTACAACCTCGATACGATCAACGAGCCACTCGATAAATTGATCGCCGATCAAAAGAAGTGGGATCAACTGGCGGCTTACTTGAAGTCGCTCACTCCGGCGGAACGTTCGCTCAACGAGCGGATCGGCATTGCTCGGCTCTATCAGCTGGCCAGCCAAGGCCAGACTGCCTGGTCGTGGGCGGAGTCCGCTTTCCCTGATCTCGACAACCAGGAAGAGGCCCGCCTGCTGATGCAATTCGGACTACAAGCGTTCCGAGACCAGCAGGAAGAGGTCGCCGAACAGGCCTTTCGCACGGCCATCAAGCTTGGTCTGCCGAAGTCGCAAACTTCGCTGTTCTACTTCTACCTGGCCACCACGCTCGAGATGCAAGGCAAAACGTCCGACGCATTGCGAACCGCCAAGCGAGCAGCACTGCTGGACGAGGAGTCGGCCCTGCTGCGAAGTCGTATTCCGTGGACCCTCTACCATGCTGGCCGCACCGAAGAAGCGGTGAAGGAGTATCAAACGCTGCTCGAGAAGTTCTCCGATGACTTCGCGAACCAGCAAACTCGCCAGGTGATTCGCGACGCCAAGCGATTGTTATCCGCGATTGCCGGACAAAGGGACGATCTGCCCCAGGCAACCGAATGGCTGGAACAGGTGCTCGATGAATTCCCCGACGATACCGGCGCGATGAACGACCTCGGTTATCTTTGGATCGACCATGAAAAGAACCTGGGGCGAGGGTTCGCCATGATCCAGAAAGCGGTCGCGAAAGAGCCCGACAACTACGCCTATCTCGATAGTCTCGGCTGGGCCTATTACCGCCTGGGTCAGTACGAACAGGCCGTCTCCACCTTGGAGCACGCCGCCAAGCTCGCCGAAAGCAAAGACGGCACGGTCCTCGATCACCTGGGGGATGCCTATCTTGCCTTGGGACAAAAAGAGAAAGCCCTGGCCAGTTGGAAGCAAGCCAGCGACGTCCTACAAGACGATGACGATGCCGAGATTCTCTCGCAGGTCGAGTCCAAACTGAAGACGCACACCTAA
- the rbfA gene encoding 30S ribosome-binding factor RbfA: MASRRTLKAASAIREVVSMAILTQLRDPRVKDVTVTKVEVAGDMRSAKVHVSIMGDEKKQQLCLNGLRRSAGFLQSCIKDRIDTRYIPKLEFEIDKGVKQSLEVSRILKEVLPPSEDEDVSEEELADEDWEPEDDDSDESS, from the coding sequence ATGGCGTCTCGTCGAACATTGAAAGCCGCATCTGCGATTCGGGAAGTTGTCAGCATGGCAATCCTGACGCAGCTGCGCGACCCGCGCGTCAAAGACGTGACGGTAACCAAAGTGGAAGTGGCGGGCGACATGCGCAGTGCCAAGGTCCACGTTTCCATCATGGGAGACGAAAAGAAGCAGCAACTCTGCCTCAATGGTCTCCGCCGCTCGGCCGGCTTCCTGCAGTCGTGCATCAAGGACCGTATCGACACGCGTTACATCCCGAAACTCGAATTCGAGATCGACAAGGGGGTAAAGCAGTCGCTGGAAGTCAGCCGCATTCTGAAGGAAGTTCTGCCGCCGTCGGAAGACGAGGATGTCTCGGAAGAGGAACTGGCAGACGAAGATTGGGAACCGGAAGACGACGACTCGGACGAGTCTTCGTAG
- a CDS encoding YebC/PmpR family DNA-binding transcriptional regulator, whose protein sequence is MAGHSHWANIKRKKEAVDNKRGKIWNKCSKALTVAAQMGGGDPAANPRLRLAISAAKSARMPNDTIDRAIKKGTGESKGDAFEEILYEGYGPCGVAVLVDTLTDNRNRTAPELRKLFDTHGGNLGASGCVAWNFDRKGVFHILLDQSTEEQLMEITLEAGADDIQREAEHFTVTCEPEVYSDVQEALEKAGIEVDDSSVTRIPKDHVDVEGNDAKKLMKLMAALDDHDDVQGVSANFNISDEVMAEIDG, encoded by the coding sequence ATGGCAGGACATTCCCACTGGGCCAACATCAAACGCAAAAAGGAAGCCGTCGACAATAAGCGCGGCAAGATCTGGAACAAGTGTTCGAAAGCTCTTACGGTCGCTGCCCAGATGGGCGGAGGAGATCCCGCCGCCAACCCGCGACTGCGATTGGCCATTTCCGCTGCCAAAAGTGCTCGGATGCCCAATGACACGATCGATCGCGCCATCAAGAAGGGAACCGGTGAGTCGAAGGGGGACGCGTTCGAAGAGATCCTCTACGAAGGGTACGGCCCATGCGGCGTTGCGGTGTTGGTCGACACGCTGACCGACAATCGAAACCGCACCGCGCCCGAACTGCGGAAGCTATTCGACACCCACGGGGGCAACCTGGGGGCCAGCGGCTGCGTGGCTTGGAACTTCGATCGCAAAGGAGTCTTCCACATCCTGCTCGATCAGTCGACCGAAGAACAACTCATGGAGATCACCCTGGAAGCCGGCGCCGATGACATCCAGCGGGAAGCAGAACATTTCACGGTCACCTGCGAGCCCGAAGTTTACTCCGACGTTCAAGAAGCCTTGGAGAAGGCCGGTATCGAAGTCGACGACTCCAGCGTCACGCGGATTCCCAAAGATCATGTCGACGTGGAAGGCAATGATGCCAAAAAGCTCATGAAACTGATGGCCGCACTGGACGACCACGACGACGTCCAAGGAGTCTCGGCGAACTTCAACATCTCGGATGAAGTGATGGCCGAAATCGACGGCTAG
- a CDS encoding Rieske (2Fe-2S) protein: MSDFHTVAKVGDIPEGEGQAFNVGGRTVAVFNTKEGYQAIDDFCPHMGASLASGPLEDGVVVCPWHAWGFQLCDGAWLDNPKIKVDCFEVRVVDEEIQVRVNEKTN, from the coding sequence ATGTCTGATTTTCATACCGTTGCAAAAGTTGGTGATATCCCTGAGGGGGAAGGTCAGGCCTTCAACGTCGGGGGACGCACGGTTGCCGTATTCAACACGAAAGAAGGCTACCAGGCGATCGACGACTTTTGCCCGCACATGGGGGCGTCGCTGGCTTCTGGGCCACTGGAAGACGGCGTGGTCGTCTGTCCGTGGCATGCTTGGGGATTTCAGCTGTGCGATGGGGCCTGGCTCGATAATCCGAAGATCAAGGTCGACTGCTTCGAGGTCCGTGTGGTGGACGAAGAGATCCAGGTTCGCGTGAATGAAAAGACGAACTAG